The Nocardioides sp. S5 genome includes a window with the following:
- a CDS encoding aspartate aminotransferase family protein, whose product MSDTTAAASGVRSFDDPARAYELDRRHVFHSWSAQAALDPMVVTKAEGSHVWDGEGNRLLDFTSQLVFTNLGHQHPRIVAAIQEQAATLCTVAPGHANGARSEAARLIASHTPGDLDRIFFTNGGADANEHAIRMARLHTGRHKVLSTYRSYHGGTHLAVNVTGDPRRWASDHGSTGTVHFFGPFLYRSAFSATTEEEECQRALAHLEQVIALEGPATIAAIMLESIPGTAGIMVPPPGYLAGVRELCDRSGIMLIADEVMSGFGRAGRWFAIEHGASDGEVVPDLLTFAKGVNSGYVPLGGVAISRAIQRTFDDRVYPGGLTYSGHPLACAAAVATIETMEDDAVVEQAARLGDEVLGPGLAELAARHEWIGEVRGTGAFWAVEMVADRATREPLAPYGASSPEMNAILAACRRRGMLPFANFNRIHVVPPLTITADEAREGLAILDAAIGEASAKQR is encoded by the coding sequence ATGTCTGACACCACGGCCGCTGCGAGCGGCGTACGCAGCTTCGACGACCCGGCGCGTGCCTACGAGCTGGACCGCCGCCACGTCTTCCACTCCTGGTCGGCCCAGGCCGCGCTCGACCCGATGGTCGTGACGAAGGCGGAGGGCTCCCACGTCTGGGACGGCGAGGGCAACCGGCTGCTCGACTTCACCTCGCAGCTGGTCTTCACCAACCTCGGCCACCAGCACCCGCGCATCGTCGCGGCCATCCAGGAGCAGGCCGCCACGCTCTGCACGGTCGCCCCGGGCCACGCCAACGGCGCGCGCTCGGAGGCGGCGCGGCTCATCGCCTCGCACACGCCGGGCGACCTGGACCGGATCTTCTTCACCAACGGCGGCGCCGACGCGAACGAGCACGCCATCCGGATGGCGCGGCTGCACACCGGCCGCCACAAGGTGCTCTCGACCTACCGCAGCTATCACGGCGGCACCCACCTCGCGGTCAACGTCACCGGCGACCCGCGCCGGTGGGCCAGCGACCACGGCTCGACCGGCACGGTCCACTTCTTCGGGCCCTTCCTCTACCGCAGTGCCTTCTCCGCCACGACCGAGGAGGAGGAGTGCCAGCGCGCGCTCGCCCACCTCGAGCAGGTCATCGCCCTCGAGGGCCCGGCCACGATCGCGGCGATCATGCTCGAGTCGATCCCCGGCACCGCCGGCATCATGGTGCCGCCGCCGGGCTACCTCGCCGGCGTCCGCGAGCTCTGCGACCGGTCCGGGATCATGCTCATCGCCGACGAGGTGATGTCGGGCTTCGGTCGGGCCGGCAGGTGGTTCGCGATCGAGCACGGCGCCAGCGACGGCGAGGTCGTGCCGGACCTGCTCACCTTCGCCAAGGGTGTGAACTCCGGCTACGTCCCCCTCGGCGGCGTCGCGATCAGCAGAGCGATCCAGCGCACCTTCGACGACCGGGTCTACCCCGGCGGCCTGACCTACTCCGGCCACCCGCTGGCCTGTGCGGCGGCGGTCGCGACCATCGAGACGATGGAGGACGACGCGGTGGTCGAGCAGGCCGCCCGGCTCGGTGACGAGGTCCTCGGTCCCGGCCTCGCCGAGCTGGCCGCACGCCACGAGTGGATCGGCGAGGTGCGCGGCACCGGCGCCTTCTGGGCCGTCGAGATGGTGGCGGACCGCGCGACCCGCGAGCCGCTGGCGCCGTACGGTGCGAGCAGCCCGGAGATGAACGCCATCCTCGCCGCGTGCCGACGCCGGGGGATGCTGCCGTTCGCCAACTTCAACCGCATCCACGTGGTGCCGCCGCTGACCATCACTGCGGACGAGGCGCGGGAGGGACTGGCGATCCTCGACGCGGCGATCGGCGAGGCGTCGGCGAAGCAGCGATGA
- the chrA gene encoding chromate transporter, protein MGTGSSTTRDVIPLREAARAWFAISLQTFGGPAGQIAVMQRMLVDEKRWIGQQRFLFALSYCTLLPGPEAQQLATYVGWLLNGVRGALVAGILFILPGVVALLVLSGIYVAYGDSTLVESLFLGLAPAVIAIVVQAVVRVGRKGLGHPALVALAVLSFVALTFFAVPFPAVVAVAALLGWLLGRRIPTLTHPPRAAVDDGPAPLISDDALHSERPTARRSAVVLAIGLTAWFAPVALAAVLLGRSSIFVDQGLFFSGAAVVTFGGAYAVLAYVAQQAVSVYGWLAPGEMVRGLALAETTPGPLVMVVQFVAFVGAYRAPGGLDPWVAAVLAALLTTWVTFVPCFLFILLGAPYVERLRGNRDLAAALAGITAAVVGVIASLAVFFALHTLFADTARLAVGPLDVEYPLLGSLEWPSLAITVLGCALVFWRGWSVLRTLGACALAGVVLGLALAA, encoded by the coding sequence ATGGGCACCGGCTCCAGCACGACCCGCGACGTCATCCCGCTGCGCGAGGCCGCGAGGGCGTGGTTCGCCATCTCGCTCCAGACCTTCGGTGGGCCCGCCGGCCAGATCGCGGTGATGCAGCGCATGCTCGTGGACGAGAAGCGCTGGATCGGCCAGCAGCGGTTCCTCTTCGCGCTGTCCTACTGCACCCTGCTCCCCGGGCCCGAGGCGCAGCAGCTGGCGACGTACGTCGGGTGGCTGCTCAACGGCGTGCGCGGCGCACTGGTCGCGGGCATCCTCTTCATCCTCCCCGGCGTCGTGGCGCTGCTGGTGCTGTCGGGGATCTATGTCGCCTACGGTGACAGCACGCTCGTCGAGTCGCTCTTCCTCGGCCTCGCGCCCGCCGTCATCGCGATCGTGGTGCAGGCCGTCGTCCGCGTCGGCCGCAAAGGCCTCGGCCACCCCGCGCTGGTCGCGCTCGCGGTGCTCTCGTTCGTCGCGCTCACCTTCTTCGCCGTCCCCTTTCCGGCGGTCGTCGCCGTCGCAGCCCTCCTCGGCTGGCTGCTCGGACGCCGGATCCCGACCCTCACCCACCCGCCGCGGGCGGCGGTCGACGACGGTCCGGCACCGTTGATCAGCGACGACGCGCTGCACTCCGAGCGTCCGACCGCCCGCCGGTCCGCAGTGGTCCTCGCCATCGGTCTCACGGCCTGGTTCGCCCCCGTCGCCCTCGCCGCGGTGCTGCTCGGGCGCTCGAGCATCTTCGTCGACCAGGGCCTCTTCTTCTCCGGTGCGGCCGTGGTCACCTTCGGCGGGGCGTACGCCGTCCTGGCCTACGTCGCCCAGCAGGCCGTCAGCGTCTACGGGTGGCTTGCCCCCGGCGAGATGGTGCGCGGCCTCGCGCTGGCCGAGACCACGCCCGGGCCGCTGGTGATGGTGGTGCAGTTCGTCGCCTTCGTCGGCGCCTACCGTGCGCCGGGCGGGCTCGACCCGTGGGTGGCGGCGGTGCTCGCCGCGCTGCTCACCACGTGGGTGACCTTCGTGCCGTGCTTCCTCTTCATCCTCCTCGGCGCGCCCTACGTCGAGCGTCTGCGCGGCAACCGCGACCTCGCCGCCGCGCTGGCCGGCATCACGGCGGCGGTCGTCGGCGTGATCGCCAGCCTCGCGGTCTTCTTCGCCCTCCACACCCTCTTCGCCGACACCGCCCGCCTCGCCGTGGGCCCGCTCGACGTGGAGTACCCCCTGCTCGGCTCCCTCGAGTGGCCGTCGCTCGCGATCACCGTGCTGGGCTGCGCGCTCGTCTTCTGGCGCGGCTGGTCGGTGCTCCGCACGCTGGGCGCCTGCGCGCTGGCCGGGGTCGTGCTCGGTCTGGCGCTCGCCGCCTGA
- a CDS encoding fused MFS/spermidine synthase — MTSDEAATESPGPTTGPGLGPWVAAALVFGSSAAVLVVELVALRLLAPYFGLTLETNTMVIGLALTAIAAGTWAGGWSADRVAPRHLLGPLLGISGAAVALTPTLVRGAAASGSPGLLLLMATLSILVPGALLSAVTPVVIKLRLTSLHQTGSVVGHLSGIGTVGAIFGTVVTGFVLISRVPVSGILVGLGIALLVAAVAVQVAGRRGRSDVVLALVVALAGLGAAAAPSGCDTETTYHCLAITTDPERPTGRTLVLDGLRHSYVDVEDPTHLEFAYVQAMASVTDTAFAEDEPLEAYHLGAGGLTLPRYLATTRPGTSSRVSEIDAGVVEADVRLLGGALPEGVEVDVEDGRLAIDDLGPAALDLVVGDAFGGVSVPWHLASVEAVGGLEEALAEDGVYVANVIDFGPLDFARAAVATTAEVFDHVALLAEPSSLAGEEGGNLVVVASESPLDVAAIEDRMAERDLGWGALEGEDLDAWVGDAPVLRDDYAPVDQLLTPYAR; from the coding sequence ATGACGAGCGACGAGGCAGCGACAGAGTCTCCGGGGCCGACGACCGGACCCGGGCTCGGTCCGTGGGTGGCCGCCGCCCTCGTCTTCGGCTCGTCCGCGGCGGTGCTGGTCGTCGAGCTGGTCGCGCTGCGGCTGCTCGCGCCCTACTTCGGTCTGACCCTCGAGACGAACACGATGGTGATCGGCCTGGCGCTGACCGCGATCGCGGCGGGCACGTGGGCCGGCGGGTGGAGCGCCGACCGCGTCGCGCCCCGGCACCTCCTCGGCCCGCTGCTGGGCATCTCCGGCGCCGCGGTCGCGCTGACGCCGACGCTGGTGCGGGGCGCCGCGGCCTCCGGCAGTCCCGGACTGCTGCTGCTCATGGCCACGCTGTCGATCCTCGTGCCCGGAGCGTTGCTGTCGGCGGTGACGCCGGTGGTGATCAAGCTGCGCCTCACCAGCCTCCACCAGACCGGCAGCGTGGTCGGCCACCTCTCCGGCATCGGCACGGTGGGCGCGATCTTCGGCACCGTGGTCACCGGCTTCGTGCTGATCTCGCGGGTCCCGGTCAGCGGGATCCTCGTCGGCCTCGGGATCGCACTGCTCGTGGCGGCGGTGGCGGTGCAGGTCGCCGGGCGCCGCGGACGCAGCGACGTCGTTCTCGCGCTCGTGGTGGCGCTGGCCGGCCTCGGCGCGGCCGCCGCACCCAGCGGCTGCGACACCGAGACGACCTACCACTGCCTCGCGATCACCACCGACCCCGAGCGGCCGACCGGCCGGACCCTCGTGCTCGACGGGCTGCGGCACTCCTACGTCGACGTCGAGGACCCGACGCACCTCGAGTTCGCCTACGTCCAGGCGATGGCCTCGGTCACCGACACGGCCTTCGCCGAGGACGAGCCGCTCGAGGCCTACCACCTCGGCGCCGGCGGTCTCACCCTGCCGCGCTACCTCGCCACCACCCGTCCGGGCACCAGCAGCCGGGTCTCGGAGATCGACGCGGGCGTGGTCGAGGCCGACGTGCGCCTCCTCGGCGGCGCGCTGCCCGAGGGCGTCGAGGTCGACGTCGAGGACGGCCGTCTCGCGATCGACGACCTCGGGCCCGCCGCCCTCGACCTGGTGGTCGGCGACGCCTTCGGCGGCGTCAGCGTGCCGTGGCACCTCGCGAGCGTCGAGGCCGTCGGCGGCCTGGAGGAGGCGCTGGCCGAGGACGGGGTCTACGTCGCCAACGTCATCGACTTCGGCCCTCTCGACTTCGCCCGCGCGGCCGTCGCGACGACCGCCGAGGTCTTCGACCACGTCGCCCTGCTCGCCGAACCCTCGTCGCTCGCCGGCGAGGAAGGCGGCAACCTCGTCGTGGTCGCCTCCGAGTCGCCGCTCGACGTCGCTGCGATCGAGGACCGGATGGCCGAGCGCGACCTCGGGTGGGGAGCGCTCGAGGGGGAGGACCTCGACGCGTGGGTCGGTGACGCCCCGGTGCTGCGCGACGACTACGCACCCGTCGACCAGCTGCTCACGCCCTACGCGCGCTGA
- a CDS encoding HAD-IIA family hydrolase → MDGVLVREEDPIPGAKEFIAALREQEIPFLVLTNNSIFTPRDLRVRLLRSSGIDVPEESIWTSALATAQFLDDQRPGGSAYVVGETGLTAAVHDIGYVMTDQDPDYVVLGETRTYSFEAITRAIRLINGGARFIATNPDPSGPSAQGMLPATGSVAALISTATGRQPYFIGKPNPLMMRSALNRLEAHSETTVMIGDRMDTDIISGLEAGLRTILVATGATERHQVSDFPYRPTMVVDSIADVVPMVGQMLLDEEAGEPLV, encoded by the coding sequence ATGGACGGGGTCCTCGTGCGCGAGGAGGACCCGATCCCGGGGGCGAAGGAGTTCATCGCCGCCCTGCGCGAGCAGGAGATCCCCTTCCTGGTGCTGACCAACAACTCGATCTTCACCCCGCGCGACCTGCGGGTGCGGCTCCTGCGCAGCAGCGGCATCGACGTGCCCGAGGAGTCGATCTGGACGTCGGCGCTCGCGACGGCGCAGTTCCTCGACGACCAGCGCCCGGGAGGTTCGGCGTACGTCGTGGGCGAGACCGGGCTGACCGCGGCGGTCCACGACATCGGCTACGTGATGACCGACCAGGACCCGGACTACGTCGTGCTCGGCGAGACCCGGACCTACTCCTTCGAGGCCATCACGCGCGCCATCCGACTCATCAACGGTGGGGCGCGCTTCATCGCCACCAACCCCGATCCCAGCGGCCCGAGCGCGCAGGGGATGCTGCCGGCGACCGGGTCGGTCGCGGCGCTCATCAGCACCGCCACGGGCCGCCAGCCCTACTTCATCGGCAAGCCCAACCCGTTGATGATGCGCAGTGCGCTCAACCGGCTCGAGGCGCACTCGGAGACCACCGTGATGATCGGTGACCGGATGGACACCGACATCATCAGCGGCCTCGAGGCGGGCCTGCGCACGATCCTCGTCGCGACCGGCGCGACCGAGCGCCACCAGGTGTCGGACTTCCCCTACCGGCCCACGATGGTCGTCGACTCGATCGCCGACGTGGTGCCGATGGTCGGGCAGATGCTGCTGGACGAAGAGGCCGGCGAACCACTGGTGTAG
- a CDS encoding MMPL family transporter, producing the protein MAELLFRIGRFAARRHWTVIGAWLGVLAVTVVTYVSFAGALSTNITLPDTPTTRVSAQLERDFEAAGGGNGTIVAETSDGSAFTETQQRELTALLDRIADVDDVSDVADPFATQEQLDSSAKRVADGQQQLEDGLAQLDGAQAQVDAGREAIADQRAQAREDGTLRSIRAQLAEAEQQLDEGQAEIDRQRERIEQESAPLEVGVVLSDLSAGYRTVSQDGSAAVANVTFTVPINEITAEVKAEIEDLVADADIDGVELHPSQEIAQTVPSILGPGEIAGVVIAAIALFVVLGTVLGAALPLVTALLGVGVASLASLSFSGLVEFVSVTPVLGVMLGLAVGIDYSLFIINRHRRQLMQGADPHDSVGLANGTSGNAVVFAGITVIVALLALNVTGVGFLGLMGTVGAVAVLVAILMAVTLTPAVLGLVGPRILRKRERARLAAGDEAPDDAAITERDRPMTTRHALTVLALGIVALLVLAAPATQMRLGLPDGSTQPEDSAGFLAHEVQADKFGEGFNGPLLVVADLPAPVAEDDVLAQQAAIGQAIDDVGGIVAVVPIGASRDADALAFQVIPAYWPSSEATGRLVDELRDLTPSIAGGEATLGVAGNASAGIDISDKLSDVLPVYLALVVGLSMLILVVVFRSILVPLTATLGFVLSLLATFGGITAIFQLGFLSDLFGVHAPGPVLSFLPIIATGILFGLAMDYQLFLVSGMREAYAHGAPARVAVQHGLNAGRAVVTAAAIIMISVFAGFIFSHDATIKPIGFGLAFGVLLDAFVVRMVLIPAAMHLLGEHAWWLPRWLDRILPDVDVEGAKLERSHPVHTAPTHDTMHP; encoded by the coding sequence ATGGCTGAGCTCCTCTTCCGCATCGGTCGCTTCGCCGCGCGGCGCCACTGGACCGTGATCGGCGCCTGGCTGGGCGTCCTGGCGGTCACCGTGGTGACGTACGTGTCCTTCGCCGGCGCGCTCTCGACGAACATCACGCTGCCCGATACCCCCACCACGCGCGTCTCCGCGCAGCTCGAGCGCGACTTCGAGGCCGCCGGGGGCGGAAACGGCACGATCGTCGCCGAGACGAGCGACGGCTCGGCCTTCACCGAGACGCAGCAGCGCGAGCTCACCGCACTCCTCGACCGGATCGCCGACGTCGACGACGTCTCCGACGTGGCCGACCCCTTCGCCACCCAGGAGCAGCTCGACTCCTCCGCGAAGCGCGTGGCCGACGGCCAGCAGCAGCTGGAGGACGGACTGGCCCAGCTCGACGGGGCGCAGGCCCAGGTCGACGCCGGCCGCGAGGCGATCGCCGACCAACGGGCCCAGGCGCGCGAGGACGGCACCCTGCGCTCGATCCGCGCCCAGCTCGCCGAGGCCGAGCAGCAGCTCGACGAGGGCCAGGCCGAGATCGACCGGCAGCGCGAGCGGATCGAGCAGGAGTCCGCCCCGCTCGAGGTGGGCGTGGTGCTGTCCGACCTGTCCGCCGGCTACCGGACGGTGTCGCAGGACGGCTCCGCCGCCGTCGCCAACGTGACCTTCACGGTGCCGATCAACGAGATCACCGCCGAGGTGAAGGCCGAGATCGAGGACCTGGTCGCCGACGCCGACATCGATGGCGTCGAGCTCCACCCGTCGCAGGAGATCGCCCAGACGGTGCCGTCGATCCTGGGCCCGGGCGAGATCGCCGGCGTGGTCATCGCGGCCATCGCACTCTTCGTGGTGCTCGGCACCGTGCTCGGCGCGGCGCTGCCGCTCGTCACCGCGCTGCTCGGCGTGGGCGTGGCGTCGCTCGCCTCGCTGTCGTTCTCCGGGTTGGTGGAGTTCGTCTCCGTCACGCCGGTGCTGGGCGTGATGCTCGGCCTCGCGGTCGGCATCGACTACTCCCTCTTCATCATCAACCGGCACCGCCGCCAGCTGATGCAGGGAGCCGACCCGCACGACTCGGTCGGCCTGGCCAACGGCACCTCGGGCAACGCGGTCGTCTTCGCGGGCATCACCGTGATCGTCGCGCTGCTCGCCCTCAACGTGACCGGTGTCGGGTTCCTCGGCCTGATGGGCACCGTCGGCGCCGTCGCCGTGCTCGTCGCGATCCTCATGGCCGTCACCCTCACCCCGGCCGTCCTCGGCCTCGTCGGCCCGCGCATCCTGCGCAAGCGCGAGCGCGCCCGACTGGCCGCCGGCGACGAGGCTCCGGACGACGCCGCGATCACCGAGCGGGACCGGCCGATGACCACCCGCCACGCGCTGACCGTGCTGGCCCTCGGGATCGTCGCACTGCTGGTCCTGGCCGCTCCGGCCACCCAGATGCGTCTCGGCCTGCCCGACGGCTCCACGCAGCCGGAGGACTCGGCCGGCTTCCTGGCCCACGAGGTTCAGGCGGACAAGTTCGGCGAGGGCTTCAACGGTCCACTCCTCGTCGTCGCCGACCTCCCCGCCCCGGTCGCGGAGGACGACGTCCTCGCCCAGCAGGCCGCGATCGGCCAGGCCATCGACGACGTGGGCGGGATCGTCGCGGTCGTCCCGATCGGCGCCTCGCGCGACGCAGACGCGCTGGCCTTCCAGGTCATCCCGGCCTACTGGCCCTCCAGCGAGGCGACCGGCCGCCTGGTGGACGAGCTCCGCGACCTGACTCCGTCGATCGCCGGCGGCGAGGCCACCCTCGGCGTGGCGGGCAACGCCAGCGCAGGCATCGACATCTCGGACAAGCTCTCCGACGTGCTGCCGGTCTACCTCGCGCTGGTCGTCGGCCTATCGATGCTGATCCTCGTCGTGGTCTTCCGATCGATCCTGGTGCCGCTGACCGCGACGCTCGGCTTCGTGCTGTCGCTGCTCGCGACCTTCGGCGGCATCACCGCGATCTTCCAGCTCGGCTTCCTCAGCGACCTCTTCGGCGTCCACGCCCCCGGACCGGTGCTGAGCTTCCTGCCGATCATCGCCACCGGGATCCTCTTCGGCCTCGCCATGGACTACCAGCTCTTCCTGGTGTCCGGGATGCGGGAGGCGTACGCCCACGGCGCCCCGGCACGCGTCGCGGTGCAGCACGGGCTCAACGCCGGGCGGGCGGTCGTCACGGCCGCGGCGATCATCATGATCTCGGTCTTCGCGGGCTTCATCTTCTCCCACGACGCGACCATCAAGCCGATCGGCTTCGGCCTGGCCTTCGGCGTGCTGCTCGACGCCTTCGTGGTGCGGATGGTGCTGATCCCGGCTGCGATGCACCTGCTGGGCGAGCACGCGTGGTGGCTGCCGCGCTGGCTGGACCGGATCCTGCCCGACGTCGACGTGGAGGGTGCCAAGCTCGAGCGCAGCCACCCGGTGCACACCGCGCCGACTCACGACACAATGCACCCGTGA
- a CDS encoding helix-turn-helix domain-containing protein: MREQRHRALVDAARELATEHGADGFTVDRVATLAGVSRRTVFNHFAGLDQLLVAVCEQILTEVTTDLLEGVDRGTTDLPPGAAGGPAALDAVCQATRDVDLPTAIVTIQHVLGGPDVADERADAISRTAFEHVAGRLRERLLERAPGLDPLDLELTLTLLTSGLATIARHWLEEQPAPPTRVSTGARADWDRLLDRLLHRLRAGHAG; the protein is encoded by the coding sequence CTGCGCGAGCAGCGGCACCGCGCGCTCGTCGACGCGGCCCGCGAGCTGGCGACCGAGCACGGCGCCGACGGGTTCACCGTCGACCGGGTCGCCACGCTCGCGGGCGTCTCGCGGCGTACGGTCTTCAACCACTTCGCCGGCCTCGACCAGCTGCTCGTCGCCGTGTGCGAGCAGATCCTCACCGAGGTCACCACCGACCTCCTCGAGGGCGTCGACCGCGGCACCACCGACCTGCCCCCGGGAGCCGCCGGCGGCCCGGCCGCGCTCGACGCGGTGTGCCAGGCGACCCGCGACGTCGACCTGCCGACGGCGATCGTCACGATCCAGCACGTGCTCGGCGGTCCCGACGTGGCCGACGAGCGCGCGGACGCGATCTCGCGCACCGCCTTCGAGCACGTCGCGGGCCGGCTGCGCGAGCGCCTGCTGGAGCGGGCGCCGGGACTCGACCCGCTCGACCTCGAGCTCACCCTGACTCTGCTCACCAGCGGCCTCGCGACCATCGCGCGGCACTGGCTCGAGGAGCAGCCTGCACCTCCCACGCGCGTGTCCACCGGGGCCCGTGCCGATTGGGACCGGTTGCTCGATCGCCTGCTGCACCGGCTCCGCGCCGGGCACGCCGGCTGA
- a CDS encoding DUF305 domain-containing protein — MSTRTLPRTLGALSLGLTLALGATACGDDTEAARTVETSPTEHNDADVAFATDMIQHHAQALSMVDLTLERPLDPEVQALAEEIRAAQAPEIETMADWLTDWDEPVPETMRDHTNAGHDMGDMSDTMDDMEDHGSDMPGMMSADDMDALEGSADADFQQMWLEMMIEHHEGAIEMARSQQAGGRFEPAVDLAGQVIDSQTEEIATMRELLEG, encoded by the coding sequence ATGAGCACACGCACCCTGCCCCGCACCCTGGGCGCCCTGTCCCTCGGCCTCACGCTCGCGCTCGGCGCCACCGCCTGCGGCGACGACACCGAGGCGGCCCGCACCGTCGAGACCAGCCCCACCGAGCACAACGACGCCGACGTCGCCTTCGCGACCGACATGATCCAGCACCACGCCCAGGCCCTCTCGATGGTCGACCTGACGCTCGAGCGCCCGCTCGACCCCGAGGTCCAGGCGCTGGCCGAGGAGATCCGGGCCGCCCAAGCGCCGGAGATCGAGACCATGGCCGACTGGCTGACCGACTGGGACGAGCCCGTCCCCGAGACGATGCGTGACCACACCAACGCCGGCCACGACATGGGCGACATGTCCGACACCATGGACGACATGGAGGACCACGGGTCCGACATGCCCGGCATGATGAGCGCCGACGACATGGACGCGCTGGAGGGCTCCGCCGACGCGGACTTCCAGCAGATGTGGCTCGAGATGATGATCGAGCACCACGAGGGTGCGATCGAGATGGCCCGCTCCCAACAGGCGGGCGGCCGCTTCGAGCCGGCCGTCGACCTGGCCGGCCAGGTCATCGACTCCCAGACCGAGGAGATCGCCACGATGCGCGAGCTGCTGGAGGGCTGA
- a CDS encoding DUF6153 family protein — MSRPSPAPHRAALATLVAALVVGILGMHALTLDGPSPEAYAVAPATAHGDHGAGHGNAHEPATSAPVTSAPDHGSGQHADHLLMLCAAMLAVAALLLLAGLLVRAVRPVRLVRAFAPLAPTSTVRSWVRATGPPPAWQFSVIRC; from the coding sequence ATGAGCCGCCCGAGCCCCGCCCCGCACCGCGCCGCCCTCGCGACGCTGGTCGCAGCGCTCGTGGTCGGCATCCTCGGGATGCACGCGCTCACCCTCGACGGCCCGTCGCCGGAGGCGTACGCCGTCGCGCCGGCCACGGCGCACGGGGACCACGGTGCCGGTCACGGCAACGCCCACGAGCCCGCGACGAGCGCCCCCGTCACGTCGGCGCCGGACCACGGATCGGGCCAGCACGCCGACCACCTGCTCATGCTGTGCGCCGCGATGCTGGCCGTGGCGGCCCTGCTGCTGCTCGCGGGCCTGCTGGTGCGCGCCGTGCGCCCGGTCAGGCTCGTCAGGGCCTTCGCGCCCCTCGCGCCCACCTCGACCGTCAGGTCGTGGGTGCGTGCCACCGGTCCACCGCCCGCGTGGCAGTTCTCCGTCATCAGGTGCTGA
- a CDS encoding DUF305 domain-containing protein produces the protein MGRMWSGVVAAVAVLALVVAGVALLRDDDGWMPHRDAGAWSMSSGMGSGMGYDGGGGMGSAWSTADEAGFLREMVAHHREAIEMAGELARSERPSMRALGARIVSSQTAQVEQMETWLDEWYADEPTDTAYEPMMRDLSDLSGDRLDRTFLEDMVGHHMAAVMMSQRLLVHGAAEHDEVADLARTIRTEQVREIRWMSERLSTWFGVRPAHGRMMACPGLA, from the coding sequence ATGGGACGGATGTGGAGCGGTGTCGTCGCCGCGGTCGCGGTGCTCGCACTGGTGGTCGCGGGGGTGGCGCTCCTCCGCGACGACGACGGCTGGATGCCGCACCGCGACGCTGGCGCGTGGTCGATGAGCAGTGGGATGGGCAGTGGGATGGGCTACGACGGCGGCGGCGGGATGGGCAGCGCGTGGAGCACCGCCGACGAGGCCGGCTTCCTGCGCGAGATGGTCGCCCACCACCGCGAGGCGATCGAGATGGCCGGTGAGCTGGCCCGGTCCGAGCGCCCGTCGATGCGCGCACTCGGGGCGCGCATCGTCTCCTCCCAGACCGCGCAGGTCGAGCAGATGGAGACCTGGCTCGACGAGTGGTACGCCGACGAGCCGACGGACACGGCGTACGAGCCGATGATGCGCGACCTCTCGGACCTCAGCGGCGACCGGCTCGACCGCACCTTCCTCGAGGACATGGTCGGACACCACATGGCCGCGGTGATGATGTCGCAGCGCCTGCTGGTCCACGGTGCCGCCGAGCACGACGAGGTGGCCGACCTCGCGCGCACCATCCGCACCGAGCAGGTGCGCGAGATCCGCTGGATGAGCGAGCGCCTGTCGACGTGGTTCGGCGTCCGGCCCGCCCACGGCCGCATGATGGCCTGCCCCGGTCTGGCCTGA